The genomic DNA TAAAGTGATGCTTCACGGCTGCACTATTGGTAATCGGGTTCTTGTTGGCATGGGGTCGATTTTGCTGGATGGCGTCATTGTAGAAGATGACGTGATGATTGGCGCAGGCAGCCTTGTTCCCCAGAACAAAAGACTGGAGAGCGGCTATCTCTATTTGGGAAGCCCGGTAAAACAGATCCGCCCCCTGAAGGAGGCAGAGATCGAAGGATTAAAATATTCGGCGAATAACTACGTTAAATGGAAGAATGACTATCTGAGTCAGGATACCCAGACCCAACCCTGATCGTCTTCCTGCTGATCGCGGATTAAATCGCTGGCTTCCTCTTCAAGATCCCAGCGATTTTCACAAAACACCTCTAACGGGTCTGAACCACCAAAGCGACGCAACAGCGTTTCCCCACGAATGGCACAGGTAAGTTGCATTCCATGCACCAGCACCGGGAAACAGACCGCCTGTTTACTCTCGTCCCAGCTTTCCCTGTCCGGAAAATGAATTGCCTGATTCACGCCGTGAGCTCCCTTTTCAGCTTTTCAATGACCGGTTCGACCAAAGGCAATACACCGTGCCAGAGCAGCACCGCGTGTGCTGCCTGTCCCACCAGCATTCCCAGCCCATCGGCTACGTGTTTTCCGCCGTGCTGTTCACACCAGTTCAAAAAAGGTGTCTTCCCTTTCTGATAGAACATGTCGTAGAAGTAAATATGGGCACTTACCAGCGAAGCAGGGATCGCCGGCACGTCACCACCGATACCGCTGGAGGTGGCGTTGATGATCAGATCAAACTCACGATCGGCAAGTTCATCCAGGGCGACCGCGCTCACGCTGCCGGTATGTGCGAACAACGCAGCCAGCGCTTCTGCCCGCGAGAAGGTCCTGTTTGTAATGGTCACCGCGCAATCCAGTGACAGCAGAGGCAGCAATACTCCCCGCGACGCTCCGCCCGCACCAATCAGCAGAACCCTGAAACCAGGTTTAATAAACGAGAGCCTTTCCAGATCGCTCAGTAACCCAATTCCGTCAGTGTTATCTCCCAGCAGGCGTCCATCCTCAAGCCGTTTTAAGGTATTCACTGCACCCGCAAGGGAAGCACGCTCGGTGAGTTCATCCGCACGTTCGAAGGCTTCCTCTTTAAACGGTACCGTTACATTCGCACCTTTGCCACCCGCGTTGAAGAAACCCTCCAGCGCAGGAATAAATGCATCAACGGGTGCCAGCACGCGGCCATAGGGATGATTTATTTGCAGTTGCTCGGCAAACAGTTGATGGATTAACGGTGACTTGCTGTGTGCTATCGGATTACCAAAAACAGCATAGGTTTCCATTGGATTACCCCTGGCGAAAACGTTCGCCGGTCAAGGCGTCGCGGATTTCAGACGGATTGAGGCGCCCTCCCGTCTCACCGACGGCAACCGGGAAATCATTCCCAAACTGCGCCCGTACTTCGTCGGTTGTGCGGCAAGGTGGCTGCCCGGTCAGATTCGCGCTGGTTGAGACCAGTGGTTTCCCAAAGGCCAGGCAAAGCTCGACCACCAGCGGATGGTCCGTTACGCGCACGGCGAGGGAATCAAAGCGCCCGGTCAACCAGCGCGGCGTTGTCGGCTTCGCCGGGAAAACAAAGGTCACGGGGCCGGGCCATGCTGAGAAAATAGTCTCCCGCTGCTCCGGCGTTAGCATGGAATCATCGATATAAGGCTTAAGCTGCTCATAGTTAGCAGCGATTAAAATAAGCCCTTTTTCGACTGGCCTCTGTTTAAGTGTGAGCAGTCGGCCAACGGCCGTTTCGCTGTCAGGATCGCAACCGACCCCAAAAACAGCTTCAGTTGGATAGGCGATGACTTCTTCATTTTTCAGGACATCCACCGCATGAGCAATGGAGCCTGATGGCAGGTTATTCTTCACTGTTTTGATCCGCCGGAACCGGCTTTCCACATTGTTTACTGGCGCAGAAGCGTTTCAAACCTTGCGCCGCTTTTTTCTCTATAAGTAGCGGATAATTGCAATGAGAGCAGACACCCGCTACCGGTTTGAAATTGATAACAAACTGACATTCAGGATAGCGATCGCAGGAATGAAAGGTCTTACCAAAACGAGAACGGCGCTGCACGAGCTGTCCACGCTGGCATTGAGGACAGGCAATAGCCGTTTCATCAGGTTTATCAATTTGTTCTGTATGTTCACATTCAGGATAGTGGCTACAGCCAATAAACATGCCGAAACGGCCCTGACGTAGCGCTAACTCGCCGCCGCAAAGAGGGCAAAGCTGTCCCTCCAGAATTTTGACGATATGTCCATCCGCCTGGCTTTTCAGGGGACGGACATAATCACATTCCGGATAGTGGGAACAACCGAGAAACGGGCCGTGTTTCCCGGACCGAATAACAAGTTCAGCCCCGCACTGCGGGCAGGGCTCATTTTTATGCACCGTGAATAGTGCTGATTTGGCCATAACAACTCTTGGTGCTGCACATTGAATTAATGCAGCATACCTTCATTCACTTCAAAGAGTAATTCTTCCATTTGCTGATAGGCATTTTCACAGCCTGGAATATTAAACAGAACCATCAGGATGACCCACTTGAGGTCTTCCAGTTCGAAGTCTGCCGTATCCAGCGCCATAACGCGCTCTATCACCATCTCTCTCGTTTCGAGGTTTAGCACCTGAATCTGCTCAAGGAATAAAATGAACCCCCGGCAGCTCGCGTCCAGCCTTTCACACTCTTCAGCTGTGTAGATGCGCACAGACAATGGGTCAGAAGCTAACTGCATCGGTTCAGCGAGGCCTTCCTGATAATCAGCCAGTTTTTCCAGCCACATCAACGCATTATAGATATCTTCCCGCTCAAACCCCGCATCGGTAAGATCCTGTGTCAATTTGTCCTGATCCACTCGCATTTCTGCTTCGTTATGGATGTAAGTCTCAAACAAATACATCAGTACGTCGAACATGGCTTGCCCTCCTTAATCGGACATAGCCGCCGGGTACAGCTGCGATCCATCCTGCTAACTCCAGTTCGAGTAGCTGTGCTACCGTAACTGGCACAGGTTGGCCGGCACGTTCAGCGACAACGTCAACAGGTGTTACCTCATCTCCTACGTTAGCCAGGAGCTTGGGAAATGGCAATGCCACCTTTCCCTGATCTGATGAATAATGTCGCTTTTCGGGATCTTCCTGCAGCCATTGCAATCCATATTGCAAATTTTCAAGAATGTCCCTGACTTCCGTTACCGGTGTTGCACCCTGCTTTATCAGCCAGTGCGGCCCTTCGCATCCCGGGTTACCAATTGGGCCGGGTAAGGCAAACACGTCTCGCCCCTGCTCAAGCGCGCACCGTGCGGTCACAAGCGAACCGCTGCGTACCGCTGCTTCAACCACGAACACCCCCTGACTTAGCCCGCTGATAATTCGATTACGCCGGGGGAAGTGTCCCGGCCGGGGCTGCGCTGACAGCGGAAACTCAGACACTATCGCGCCACCAGAATCGATAAGCCGCGCAGCCAGCGCCTGATGCCGACGAGGATAAATACTAAAGAGACCGTTACCCAGCACCGCGACGCTACGCCCTTTTGCCGATAGCGCAGCGTTGTGGGCGACACCGTCAATTCCGCAGGCCAGCCCGCTGGTGATCGTTAAACCACTTTGAGAAAGCTGTTCACAGAGAATTTTTCCCCATCGCTCGCCGTACCATGACGGCGCGCGGCTGCCAACAACCGCCAGTTGAACTGCATTCAGTACATTAGGGTTGCCTTTAACAAAGACTGCGCCTGGATAATCCGGGATCGTCCGGAGTAAGGG from Enterobacter ludwigii includes the following:
- a CDS encoding gamma carbonic anhydrase family protein, which produces MSAVLRPYKDLFPQKGDRVMIDASSVVIGDVRMADDVSIWPLVAIRGDVNHVTIGARTNIQDGSVLHVTHKSSYNPQGNPLIIGEDVTVGHKVMLHGCTIGNRVLVGMGSILLDGVIVEDDVMIGAGSLVPQNKRLESGYLYLGSPVKQIRPLKEAEIEGLKYSANNYVKWKNDYLSQDTQTQP
- the aroE gene encoding shikimate dehydrogenase; translated protein: METYAVFGNPIAHSKSPLIHQLFAEQLQINHPYGRVLAPVDAFIPALEGFFNAGGKGANVTVPFKEEAFERADELTERASLAGAVNTLKRLEDGRLLGDNTDGIGLLSDLERLSFIKPGFRVLLIGAGGASRGVLLPLLSLDCAVTITNRTFSRAEALAALFAHTGSVSAVALDELADREFDLIINATSSGIGGDVPAIPASLVSAHIYFYDMFYQKGKTPFLNWCEQHGGKHVADGLGMLVGQAAHAVLLWHGVLPLVEPVIEKLKRELTA
- the tsaC gene encoding L-threonylcarbamoyladenylate synthase type 1 TsaC, with amino-acid sequence MKNNLPSGSIAHAVDVLKNEEVIAYPTEAVFGVGCDPDSETAVGRLLTLKQRPVEKGLILIAANYEQLKPYIDDSMLTPEQRETIFSAWPGPVTFVFPAKPTTPRWLTGRFDSLAVRVTDHPLVVELCLAFGKPLVSTSANLTGQPPCRTTDEVRAQFGNDFPVAVGETGGRLNPSEIRDALTGERFRQG
- a CDS encoding type I DNA topoisomerase, with amino-acid sequence MAKSALFTVHKNEPCPQCGAELVIRSGKHGPFLGCSHYPECDYVRPLKSQADGHIVKILEGQLCPLCGGELALRQGRFGMFIGCSHYPECEHTEQIDKPDETAIACPQCQRGQLVQRRSRFGKTFHSCDRYPECQFVINFKPVAGVCSHCNYPLLIEKKAAQGLKRFCASKQCGKPVPADQNSEE
- a CDS encoding DUF1488 domain-containing protein, producing MNQAIHFPDRESWDESKQAVCFPVLVHGMQLTCAIRGETLLRRFGGSDPLEVFCENRWDLEEEASDLIRDQQEDDQGWVWVS
- the smg gene encoding DUF494 family protein Smg; this translates as MFDVLMYLFETYIHNEAEMRVDQDKLTQDLTDAGFEREDIYNALMWLEKLADYQEGLAEPMQLASDPLSVRIYTAEECERLDASCRGFILFLEQIQVLNLETREMVIERVMALDTADFELEDLKWVILMVLFNIPGCENAYQQMEELLFEVNEGMLH
- the dprA gene encoding DNA-protecting protein DprA, which produces MTSTELWLRLIHTGSLYGDVMLEAAARLHNQTTIDGPVVRDAGLSVKQAARFFALRERELESSLLWLEQPGNYLITADHPLYPPLLRTIPDYPGAVFVKGNPNVLNAVQLAVVGSRAPSWYGERWGKILCEQLSQSGLTITSGLACGIDGVAHNAALSAKGRSVAVLGNGLFSIYPRRHQALAARLIDSGGAIVSEFPLSAQPRPGHFPRRNRIISGLSQGVFVVEAAVRSGSLVTARCALEQGRDVFALPGPIGNPGCEGPHWLIKQGATPVTEVRDILENLQYGLQWLQEDPEKRHYSSDQGKVALPFPKLLANVGDEVTPVDVVAERAGQPVPVTVAQLLELELAGWIAAVPGGYVRLRRASHVRRTDVFV